In Lodderomyces elongisporus chromosome 1, complete sequence, the DNA window AGATCTCTAATTTTACGTTCATCAACAGCAAACCTTTTCGATTTGTGGTACTGCTTGCCCCAATGGTATAATAAATTATAGTCCTCGGTATCCTTTGGTATATTATACATCTTTATAATATGCCTCGCCAAAACAGTTTCCTTGATAAAGTATAGCCTTCCGGCTTTTTCaggaaaaatcaatttGGCCGAGGGAAACATATCCTGGCCaataaacaatttgaaactGTCTATGAACTCATTGATTATCTGGGCTTTCCGCTCTGTGATAGTCTTGGCTTGGCCCAAATTATTGCGCGAGACGCCATAAATCTTGTCAAACAATTCATTAGTTAAAAAAGTGAGGGTTGGGTCTAGATCGTTAGGAGGTGGAGACTTAACTTGGTCTAGAAAGCAGGACATTCGCTTAAAGTTGAGGAGGGACGGGGGAATCTGGCGGCGCCTGGTGTATTGATTGGTATTAAGAGTTGGAGCTACCATTGCGAGATTTGACCGCTAACAGtatcaaagaagaaaaaaaaaaaatttttttggaatgtagaaaagcaaattgaaatgaaatgatCCCAAAGAGAGCGTACTTTTCTGGCTTTGGAAACAACAAAGCAATTGTAAACTAGCacttgttgaagaagatggaTAGTTAAAGATGTGTCTTTTTTGAagtaaaaaatagaataaaaaaaagaaagaaagaaagaagaagataaaagaaaagaaaactttaCTGTTTATTAATGCCATAAAAATTATGACTTCGAACTGTAAGTTGCATcttatttgaaaaatgctAAAAGTATGAAATTATCTtacaatatttttttatttctcttttgttttgttttgttttgttttcataaTTCATGTTAATGTTATGTCCATTATTCTTACTATTCGCTGGttaaaatgttttttttttttttgcagcaatTTGCAGTAAAACTGCTGTTGCTACTCTACCTCACATACTCAATAATCTTTATCGTGCGCTACCATATGTAAGGAAATAAGTGAACATGGTAAAAGGTAGtatattttgtattttttttttttttttttttttctttttttgtattatcTCATATACTTGTTGAAGCTAAAGATAGTAAGTCAAGTACGTCATTTATAACATAGTAAATATTTCTTGTGGGAAAAGTTTTTTAGCATTTCAAATGTTAATTTGAACCTATTTTGGCATCCGTCTGTCAATGGTGTATTTATCCCTCTTTCATAATCCACTTTAATTTGCAGTTTCAAATGCGCTAATCCTTAATCCATACGTCTTCTATAAATATAGAAAAGCCGCACTCCAGTGTTGAATTTACTTACCCCGGAATTGGTAAGCGCACGATATTTGCCTCGAGCAAAATCATATGCAACCTCTCTGGCATTGATATATTATTAATGCAAActataaaaacaaacactACCACTATCCCCATAACTACCCCGTTGATATCatcaaatttttatttagaaaaaaaatttgtattACCGCTAAAGACCAGCTAGCTCAGATCTAAACTAAAAGAAGGGCAAATAAATATGTCAGACTCTAGTTCAGACTCAAACTCTTCAGAAACACAAGAAATTACAGACTCACAGCTTCAAGACGAAAGCAAAACTacaacgaaaaaaaaactgagAAAGAGCAAGAAAACATCAAATCTCTCAGAGgagcaaaagaaagtatGTTTTGTTCCAAATCCTACTATCAATACTTCAGATATTCTACATCCTAGATTACATATTATGTACTTCGTGAATGTGATTCTTGATACTAACTCAACACCAACTAGGCTCACCATATTGCCTCTGAACAGAAACGAAGGGAGAATATTAGGTCAGAATTTGACAAGATTGTCTCCCTTACACCGAATTTGACGCAACTGGAGAATAGGTCGGAATTAAATATTTTGACTAAAAGTGCTGATTTCATTGACAAACTCAAAGAAGAGAATGTACATCTTATCGAAATGTGTCGACAGCGCGGCATAGCAGTGCCCGAAGAGCTAATATATAAGGGCCCACAGAATGATGGAAGTGATATCGccaaatgaagaaaaattgtGTTTGATCCTcctttgaaattttttatttttttttgcttaatattatttcaattcatcaaacaaggaaaaagcaagcaagcaaacaagcaaacaacactagcaacaacaaaaaaagaacatatCAACAAAACGGACTTTAAGTTTATACTTCTGCAATCATATTAATATATAATGGGATCTTACAGTGATTATATTGGAAAAGGGCTATAAATATTTTCTAAAATTATCATTTATTGCTCAAAAGTTCTTCTCTACATACTACACAGAAATCAAAACTCTCGCCAGAATGACTGTACACTTTTCGTACTGGAATGAATTCTCCAGATATAGTCTTTAGTGGCTGAGATGCATAAATTTGAACCTGCAACTCTGGCACTCTCATAATTTGCTCTATTTTTTCTAGATCAGATGTAAATGCAACATGAAAATTGTATGTAGCTTTAGCAATTGAGCAAACAGCTTTGTGTTCAATTGTTTCAAGAATAGAGCTTAACGGTTTGGATGAGGTAGATAACACTTTGTGTTTAATCTTAGTCTCGTTGGCACTACCTTCAGCaccattttcttcttcttcatcatcatcatcattatcgtCTTCGTCTTCGTACATTGATTGTATCTCTTCAAATGCAAAACCACCCCATTCAACATTAGCCCCACGAGGTAAGGATTTTACTTCGACGATAACAAGTCCATTCTCCGAAGCTGACTTTCCAATGTTTTCCAAGTAGTGACTCCAAGTCAAACGCACAAACTCTAAAGCTTTCAGATTAGTgatgaaacaaacaatagCAGCCGGATTCGTTACATTTACCATATTCTGAACCCTAGACAAATGCTGCATCGATAGTATcgaattaaagaaaataccAGAAGTTGACAATTCCATTGTTGCTGGAATTAAGGGAATTTGTCCTGATAAACTAGCCAATTTAAAAGTCAGATTAGCATCAACAATACTTTGCGAATAAGGTCCAATGTTTTGAGGCCCCCAAAATGATCTTGATCTAACATGAATTCCTAGCTTATCAGTCCCTATGCTGTTGCCATTGTCcatgtttttcttcttgctttTGAGCACAACACATGATAGTTGTAGTTTTGTTGATATGTTTGTTTCAACACATATCCGCGATGGCGGAAGATAgatatttgcaaaaaaagaaccgTATACTTTATTTACATCGTTAAATGAGGCCATCTCAGAAAGTAGCAAGTCAACATGCTGGACGTCATTCAACGAAAGattgttttcatttaaaATCTTGATTAATCGGTTAAAAAcatttcttgtttgttcttcaaGAGAAAGGGAGGAAACATCTGTTGTTTCATTTGGTGTCAAATTATTGATGAAGAGCCTATTAAAAGTTTCACAAATGTTTGTTGGCGGTGGTAATGGAGATTCAAGACTTTGCTCATCCAGAGTTTGTTCAAATTTTCCTATTGCTTGTTCTTGGTTTTGATGATTATCGTATATTTCACGCCAATTTTCTTCCAATAATGGCGGTGCTTCCAAAGCCAAaacattttcatcttctctttgtttttccacTACTTTAACGCCAAACTTTAAATAAATAACATCCAGAGAGTGTTTTACTACTTGCTGATCTGTAAACTCCAATCGTTTGTGCTTAAAAGCTGGACTATCCAAGACAATGGTTTCAAattctcctccttctccaCAAATATGCACTTGATACATTTGGTTTAGTCTAACCAATTGTGGATAAACCTCGTTCAACAGCTTGCCTAGATGCGTTGCATTCAAACCAATTGCTGCAACCTTAACAAGTCTCGCGTCGAGACCAGCTTGGCACATCTCCAACATCAATTCGTTTTGGTCTCTTTGCCATAGATACGTCAAAGAAGTCAAATTCAAACGTCCGCACACATTCTCGACCCTTGTTCTTTGATAATGTGAAAGAATAGCACCACAACTGACAGCCTCGAGATCGGGGTGAGTTTTTTGTACATGCGAAATTAGTTGAAAAAGGTCCTCGATTTCATCTCCCTTGGTATACAGATACTCAAGATTCTGATTTGAAGACAGACCAGTAATGGCTTGTCTATAAAGCGGCACATCCAAACATTTGGCATACGAAGAAATCACATCGTGTCCTACAGTTTGAAACATGAATGAGTCGATTTCATCTTGACCAGCAACGACGGGATGCAAATTACCCAAAGCTATTAATTCATGTCCCTGAGATATACAATGTTGTaagttgaaaaatgaatCCTTGCCTCCAGAAATCAAAGCCAAAAACTTCATCTGAACAGTACGAGTATTATATTAGTAGATCATACCCTCATAATCAATTCAAGTTATTTACTATTTGGTAACTCATTATAGAAGACCATTTGCACCTGCATATAGTATAGTAGAATCATATCGACACAAAATAGTCGAGAGaggtgttttttttttttgaagaatttttttttttcacgcacacacacacacacacacacacactctctctctctatttctCATCTTCGCTTTACCCAGCTTCAGTGAGCgtattcaaaaaaaagtttttcagaaataaatttttcacTTCCATTTCctacttttcttctttcttttcctttttttcttcttttgttttaataATCATTAACAAGTCCATTAGCCAAACATGCCTCGTATGTTACTATCAACCTTTATTTGATAAAAAGTACTAATCATACTTTCATAACAAATACATGCCAAagtatctttatttttttactccttaaaaaaattgatataTGAACGGTTTCAGAACTActtggttttctttttcttcttttgttctacCCAAAAAGTCTTGAAACTGGATAGCAGAATTTAGATCAACCAAGTAGTGCTTCCTGATCGTTGAGGTTCGGGTCCTCCTTTCTTTGATGAGACAAGACATAAGTCAATCAGAGAATGCTACAAACCTTATTCTTATCGTGACTGAACTCCCGACACTTCAGTCACGAAGAGCATCaaattatatatttgttgttccaattcttttcaattttttttttagttccTTGTCAAAGTGACAAAGAACTGAATTTTCATATTTGCATACAAACGTTTTGATGATTTATGTGTAGACATATAAATCAAAAGGTTGTTCGTTgcatttgtgttttttttctcacaCGTTTAATTCAAAATACACGTGTTGAGAAGatgatttgaaaagaaatggttCAACGTTTGATGAAGGTTTTGTAATgcatttctcttttttttttgaccaaactttttgtttcacaAGGGCTGTAGTAGTCGACCCCGAACTTCCTTGTGTTTATGATTGTTTATGTTTTACGTTTTATGTTTTACGTTTACTTATCTTTTTATTAtgattttttgcttttatttttgattattcgtgaacaattttttctttcctgaTGCTAACTAAGTTATTATAGGTGCTCCAAGAACTTACTCAAAGACTTACTCTACCCCAGCTAGACCATACGAATCAGCTCGTTTGGATGCTGAATTGAAATTGGCTGGTGAATACGGTTTAAAGAACAAGAGAGAAATCTACAGAATTGGTTTCCAATTGTCCAAGATTAGAAGAGCTGCTCGTGACTTGTTGACCAGAGATGAAAAGGACCCAAAGAGATTGTTCGAAGGTAATGCTTTGATCAGAAGATTGGTGAGAGTTGGTGTTTTGTCTGAAGACAAGATGAAGTTGGATTATGTCTTGGCTTTGAGAATCGAAGATTTCTTGGAGAGAAGATTGCAAACTcaagttttcaaattggGTTTGGCTAGATCCATCCACCACGCCAGAGTCTTGATCTCCCAAAGACACATTGCCGTTGGTAGACAAATTGTCAATGTCCCATCATTCACTGTCAGATTGGACTCACAAAAACACATTGACTTTGCCCCAACCTCACCATACGGTGGTGGTAGACCAGGTAGAAACAAGAGAAAGTCACAAAACAAGAAGTCTGAAGGTGCTGAAGACGAAGAGGAAGAGTAAATCTGATCCATCAGTTCTTACTAGTGATACGAGAGTTTGAATACTTTTTGTGTATAATACTAATCTTGATCCCCACTCTACcaaaatttcatttctCCCTGTACTTTGTAatgtttgatttttttttaattactgttaattatttatttttgtttggcGTTTATTTTAATATTGGATCTCGAATAATTCGATCATAATCTATCTTTCGAATATTACACTCTAGTCTTACTTTCCAAATGTAGATCTATGCCCCCCCCAATCATCTGAGCCTAGTTCAGAAATAGCGGTCAGAGAGAAGACGGGAGGAAAGTGAGAATAGCAAAATGGTCCTGTTAAGCAGCCACTGACGACAGGGTATAAAGATGATTAAACCTCTAAGACCTACAGAAAACATGTAATCAGAAGTTGAAAATTAAAGTCACAATTTGAGGCTCGTCAATAGGGCTATAGCCCGAACGAGATTCTACCATAGTAAATGTAGTggtataataaataaattttgtTCTCACACACGCTCTACCACGTGACGCATATGGTAGCAAgttatatttcttttttctctttttattatattttataaTGAGACTGTACTAACTATGATGGGTCACTAGTTattaggaaaaaaaatcaacataTAGTACACAAAAGCATTTGGTGCGAGCGAAAAAGAAGTTTGTAGTCTGTGCGAAATAGAGTatattgaaattttttcagCTTAAGGAAATCTACCAAAGTCCCTCCTTTGATATAATAGATAgtactacaacaacaacaaaatggGTAAATCGTATGTGAAATACCAAGTGAACCAAAGCGAAACAACGGAAATATCAGCTGGAGTCATGATTGAAGCTTTGAGTAAGATTTGATTGCATAAAGAAGCAACAGAAAAAGCTTTGAAGGGAAAATTGAAGGAGGAAGGATTAACGATCAATATGATAATAATTCAACAAGTATACTataaaaaaccaaatgtgCAAACAACGAATGAATTAATGATGTCTTTACTTACACTATGAATGACTTTACGAAAATGGGGAGTCTCCTTGGTCAAACTTGTTTATCATGGAGTTTGTAAAGTGAGAGAAAATATTTATTACAGAATGCAACATTCATGATATATCCTGATCCTTTCAATTAAGTTTAGGTGGAGTTGACTTTATTATTGTCATTCAATATAACTTGGATCCTGTACTTCTTCACAGTTATCTTTCCCAGAATAGCATCAAATATGCAACGAGAAGCTTTATAACAACATGACTAGCATATTTCTTTAGAGATAATTATACtaacaattttcttttttttcttatagTCGTGGTTACAGATCAGGTACTCGTTACGCTTTCCAACGTGACTTCAAGAAGCATGGTGCTATTCCATTGTCCACATACTTGAAGGTCTACAAAGTCGGTGACATTGTTGATATCAAGGCTAACGGTTCTATCCAAAAGGGTATGCCACACAAGTACTACCACGGTAAGACCGGTATTATTTTCAACGTTACCAAGTCATCCGTCGGTGTTATCATCAACAAGGTTGTTGGAAACAGATACATTGAAAAGAGAGTCAACTTGAGAGTTGAGCACGTTAAGCACTCTGCTTGTCGTCAAGAATTCTTGAACAGAGTCAAGACCAACGCTGCCAAGAAGAGAGAAGCTAAGGCTAACGGTGAATACGTTAACTTGAAGAGAGCTGCTGCTAAGCCAAGAGATGCTAgagttgttgctgcttcagaAAACGTTCCACAAACTTTGGCTCCTGTTGCTTACGAAACTTTCATTTAAACAGGTTTTTCGTTTTGTCTTCATGTCCCACCATTTATCTTACACCCAAATAGTTGTACTCAAGTACACACAAACACCTGTACGATTTCCTTCatatattttgtttatattGAGAACAGTATAGATGAATAAACTTTTGATAAAGTAAACCTTTTTACGATTGTAGCTTTTATAGAGacagaaataaaattagaaaagcAAGAGcgacagacagacagacagatagacagagagaaagagaaagagaaaaagaaatagaggGAGAGTGTGTTGAAGAAAGACATATAGAGATTAGAGGGGCATGTATGTAGTTGATGTATTGTGAATGAATGTGTGAGTACATGTTCGTCTATCATTCACATAGAAAACAGACATTGAACATATGGTTTTGTAATAATTTAAGGCAACTTCTCATTACATGTGTTGGCTATGTTTGAGAATATTGCGGGCGCGATTCAAAATATATTTGACACCGCGATCGAACGAGAAATTATTAGTCTCCACGAGAACTGTTAACAGTTGAAGGCATTCATTAGTCGTACATTTGTCAATCAACTATGAGCAGTGATAACACAAGCAACGGACACGCGGATGCCGAACCTCGATCCAATGTCTTTGAACAAGCGTTACAAACATGGGTAGAGATTGACTTGCCATCGCTTCAAAAGAAGTTGGACGAACAAGGAGTAGAGATCAAGGAGTATCAAAAAGAGTCTCTACTAAGCAGGAAGAACTTGGCTTCGAAGACAAAAGAGTTTCGCAAACTAGATGATTCAAAGAAACTTGAACAGATCAAATCATTGTTGAAACTTTAccaaaatgaaattgataGTCTTACGAATAAGAACAAGAATGTTGAaaactatttttttggcattTATAGATTGATGGCTGAGGCACCTGACCCGCGGCCCTTGATGGAATTATCTCTTGATTCG includes these proteins:
- the RPL21A gene encoding 60S ribosomal protein L21A; this encodes MGKSRGYRSGTRYAFQRDFKKHGAIPLSTYLKVYKVGDIVDIKANGSIQKGMPHKYYHGKTGIIFNVTKSSVGVIINKVVGNRYIEKRVNLRVEHVKHSACRQEFLNRVKTNAAKKREAKANGEYVNLKRAAAKPRDARVVAASENVPQTLAPVAYETFI
- the RPS9B gene encoding ribosomal 40S subunit protein S9B, producing the protein MPRAPRTYSKTYSTPARPYESARLDAELKLAGEYGLKNKREIYRIGFQLSKIRRAARDLLTRDEKDPKRLFEGNALIRRLVRVGVLSEDKMKLDYVLALRIEDFLERRLQTQVFKLGLARSIHHARVLISQRHIAVGRQIVNVPSFTVRLDSQKHIDFAPTSPYGGGRPGRNKRKSQNKKSEGAEDEEEE